One Burkholderia vietnamiensis LMG 10929 genomic window carries:
- a CDS encoding DHA2 family efflux MFS transporter permease subunit, with amino-acid sequence MTDRAAASCRRTTDFLPYLVAATFFMEYLDTTVIATALPQMAQSFGVGPNALSVGITAYMLALAVFIPISGWIADRYGSRTVFATAIFVFSGASVLCGLSDGVLTFTAARLLQGVGGAMMVPVGRMIVVRSTEKAKLMRAIATITWPGIVAPVVGPPVGGFITTYASWRWIFLLNVPFGIAALVCTWLIVRNTRADERRPLDWVGFVLAGAALTCLLIGTEAAGQQDVDFTRAGILFAASVLFGIAAWLHAQRCAHPLLDFTTLKVPTFSVTVITGSITRIAINAVPYLLPLLFQIGFGLSPFQSGLLLLASAIGNLGMKAGTSWILDRFGFRRVALVDVTIVGLFTIACGWLTASTPLAVTLLVVFVYGLTRSMQFTTLATLAYADIPARQTSAASTLWSAAQQMTIGMGIAFGALSLRVAALARGDAARVHYVLDDFRWAFIAAGVLALLTLPGYAGLAADAGDRLRANVARG; translated from the coding sequence ATGACCGACCGCGCCGCCGCTTCATGTCGTCGGACGACCGACTTCCTGCCTTATCTCGTCGCCGCGACGTTTTTCATGGAGTACCTCGATACGACGGTGATCGCCACCGCGCTGCCGCAGATGGCACAGTCGTTTGGCGTCGGGCCGAATGCGCTGAGTGTCGGGATAACGGCCTACATGCTGGCGCTCGCCGTGTTCATCCCGATTAGCGGCTGGATCGCGGATCGCTATGGTTCGCGTACCGTCTTCGCCACCGCGATCTTCGTCTTTTCCGGCGCATCGGTGCTGTGCGGGCTCTCCGATGGCGTGCTCACGTTCACGGCCGCGCGTCTGCTCCAGGGTGTCGGTGGGGCAATGATGGTGCCGGTCGGGCGAATGATCGTCGTGCGCAGCACGGAGAAAGCCAAACTGATGCGTGCGATCGCGACGATCACGTGGCCGGGCATCGTCGCGCCAGTCGTCGGGCCGCCGGTCGGCGGCTTCATCACCACCTACGCGTCGTGGCGCTGGATCTTCCTGTTGAACGTTCCGTTTGGCATAGCCGCGCTGGTTTGCACTTGGCTTATCGTCCGCAACACGCGCGCCGATGAGCGGCGGCCGCTCGACTGGGTCGGCTTCGTGCTGGCCGGCGCGGCGCTGACTTGTCTGTTGATCGGCACCGAAGCGGCGGGCCAGCAGGACGTCGATTTCACGCGCGCAGGTATCCTGTTCGCCGCGAGTGTGTTGTTCGGCATTGCCGCATGGTTGCATGCGCAACGATGCGCGCATCCGCTGCTCGATTTCACGACGCTGAAGGTGCCGACGTTCTCGGTCACCGTCATCACCGGTTCGATCACGCGGATAGCGATCAACGCCGTGCCGTATCTGCTGCCGCTGTTGTTCCAGATCGGCTTCGGGCTGTCGCCATTCCAGTCCGGCCTGCTGTTGCTCGCCAGCGCGATCGGCAATCTCGGGATGAAGGCAGGCACGTCGTGGATACTCGATCGCTTCGGTTTCCGGCGCGTCGCGCTCGTCGACGTGACGATCGTCGGCCTGTTCACGATCGCGTGCGGCTGGCTGACAGCGTCGACGCCGTTGGCCGTCACCTTGTTGGTCGTGTTCGTCTACGGGCTCACGCGATCGATGCAGTTCACGACGCTCGCGACACTCGCGTACGCGGATATTCCGGCGCGGCAAACCAGTGCGGCCAGCACGCTGTGGAGCGCCGCGCAGCAGATGACGATCGGAATGGGCATCGCATTCGGCGCGTTGTCGCTGCGGGTCGCGGCGTTGGCGCGTGGCGACGCCGCCAGAGTGCATTATGTGCTCGACGATTTTCGCTGGGCGTTCATTGCGGCCGGCGTGCTCGCTCTGCTGACGTTGCCCGGCTATGCGGGACTCGCCGCCGATGCCGGCGATCGGCTTCGCGCAAATGTGGCGCGCGGGTAG
- the istB gene encoding IS21-like element ISBcen13 family helper ATPase IstB, with product MNLQQERIDGHCQSLKLEGLMHRYVALASDAAAKQWSFLDFLENALAHERETRQVRSRQTLVRMAGFPAIKTLDDYDYSFAVGVPREAIDELATLRFIERGENAVLLGPSGVGKTHLAIAIGYAATQAGIKTKFITAADLMLQLEAARRQERYDAVLRHNILGPRLLIVDEIGYLPLSGDQASHFFQIVAKRYERGSMILTSNLPFAQWDETFGGNTTLTAAMLDRILHHAHIIQIKGDSYRLKQQRKAGHVPTSKK from the coding sequence ATGAACTTGCAGCAGGAACGCATCGACGGGCACTGCCAAAGCCTGAAGCTCGAGGGACTCATGCACCGATACGTCGCTCTGGCCAGCGACGCGGCGGCCAAGCAATGGAGTTTCCTCGACTTCCTCGAGAACGCGCTCGCGCACGAACGAGAGACGAGGCAAGTTCGTTCGCGGCAAACACTGGTGCGCATGGCCGGGTTTCCCGCCATCAAGACACTGGATGACTACGACTACAGCTTCGCCGTCGGGGTCCCACGCGAGGCAATCGACGAGCTTGCCACGCTACGCTTCATCGAGCGAGGCGAGAACGCCGTGTTGCTTGGTCCGTCGGGCGTGGGCAAGACGCACCTCGCGATCGCCATCGGATATGCAGCGACGCAGGCCGGCATCAAGACGAAGTTCATCACGGCGGCGGATCTGATGTTACAGCTCGAGGCTGCACGCCGACAGGAGCGATACGACGCCGTTCTTCGGCACAACATTCTCGGCCCGAGGCTGCTCATCGTCGATGAGATCGGCTATCTACCGCTCTCGGGCGATCAGGCCAGTCACTTCTTCCAGATCGTCGCCAAGCGCTACGAGCGTGGCTCGATGATCCTGACCAGCAACCTGCCGTTTGCGCAGTGGGACGAAACCTTCGGCGGCAACACCACCCTCACTGCAGCGATGCTCGACCGCATCCTCCACCATGCCCACATCATCCAGATCAAAGGAGACAGCTACAGACTGAAACAGCAACGCAAAGCCGGGCACGTCCCGACATCGAAGAAGTAA
- a CDS encoding 2OG-Fe(II) oxygenase, which yields MNIADLQPAADLQDIAARVDAIDWSTVEAVLDRYGCAHVSSLLSRGECDALRALYPHDALYRSRVVMARHGFGRGEYKYFAYPLPAVVDALRATIYPHLAPIANRWNDALRIDVRYPLDHAAFLDRCHDAGQTRPTPLILQYGADDYNCLHQDLYGEHVFPLQVAILLSAPGRDFTGGEFVLTEQRPRMQSRAEVVPLMQGDAVVFAVHGRPVQGTRGIYRVNLRHGVSRIRSGHRHTVGIIFHDAL from the coding sequence GTGAATATCGCCGATCTGCAACCTGCCGCCGACTTGCAGGACATCGCGGCGCGCGTCGACGCAATCGACTGGTCGACCGTCGAGGCCGTACTCGATCGCTACGGCTGCGCGCACGTGTCGAGCCTGCTGTCGCGCGGCGAATGCGATGCGCTGCGCGCGCTTTATCCGCACGATGCGCTCTATCGTTCGCGTGTCGTGATGGCACGTCACGGCTTCGGGCGCGGCGAGTACAAGTACTTCGCGTATCCGCTGCCCGCAGTCGTCGACGCGCTGCGCGCAACGATCTACCCGCATCTCGCGCCGATTGCCAATCGCTGGAATGACGCGCTGCGGATCGACGTGCGCTATCCGCTCGACCATGCGGCGTTTCTCGACCGCTGCCACGACGCCGGACAGACGCGACCCACGCCGTTGATCCTGCAATACGGCGCGGACGACTACAACTGTCTCCATCAGGATCTCTACGGCGAGCACGTTTTTCCGCTGCAGGTGGCGATTCTGCTGTCAGCGCCCGGGCGGGATTTCACCGGCGGCGAATTCGTGCTGACGGAGCAGCGGCCGCGTATGCAGTCGCGTGCGGAAGTGGTGCCGCTGATGCAAGGCGACGCGGTGGTCTTCGCGGTGCATGGCAGGCCCGTGCAGGGAACACGCGGCATCTACCGCGTGAACTTGCGCCACGGGGTGAGCAGGATTCGCAGCGGTCACCGCCATACGGTCGGCATCATCTTTCATGATGCGTTGTGA
- the speB gene encoding agmatinase, which translates to MNDPLHFQPLGGNEMPRSGGIATMMRLPHVASAAGLDACFVGVPFDLGTSNRTGARFGPRQIRTESVLLRPYNMATRAAPFDSLQVADIGDVAINPYNLHDSIARIEAAYDAILAHDCKPITLGGDHTIALPILRAIHRKHGKVALIHVDAHADVNDTMMGEKIAHGTPFRRAVEEGLLHGDKVTQIGLRGTGYAAEDFDWCRDQGFRVVQAEACWNQSLVPLMEEVRARVGDTPVYISFDIDGIDPAYAPGTGTPEIAGLTVPQALEIIRGAKGLNIVGCDLVEVAPPYDPFGTTALLGANLAYELLCVLPGVAYRD; encoded by the coding sequence ATGAACGACCCTCTCCATTTCCAGCCGCTCGGCGGCAACGAAATGCCGCGCAGCGGCGGCATCGCAACGATGATGCGCCTGCCGCACGTCGCGAGCGCCGCAGGGCTCGACGCTTGTTTCGTCGGTGTGCCGTTCGATCTCGGCACGTCGAACCGTACCGGCGCGCGCTTCGGCCCGCGCCAGATCCGCACGGAGTCGGTGCTGCTGCGCCCGTACAACATGGCCACGCGGGCGGCGCCGTTCGATTCGCTGCAGGTCGCCGACATCGGCGACGTCGCGATCAATCCGTACAACCTGCACGATTCGATCGCCCGCATCGAGGCCGCGTACGACGCGATCCTCGCGCACGACTGCAAGCCGATCACGCTCGGCGGCGACCACACGATCGCGCTGCCGATCCTGCGCGCGATCCATCGCAAGCACGGCAAGGTTGCATTGATCCACGTCGATGCACATGCCGACGTGAACGACACGATGATGGGCGAGAAGATCGCGCACGGCACGCCGTTTCGCCGCGCGGTCGAAGAAGGCCTGCTGCACGGCGACAAGGTCACGCAGATCGGCCTGCGCGGCACCGGCTATGCGGCCGAGGATTTCGACTGGTGCCGCGACCAGGGTTTTCGCGTCGTGCAGGCCGAGGCGTGCTGGAACCAGTCGCTCGTGCCGCTGATGGAGGAAGTGCGCGCGCGCGTCGGCGACACGCCCGTCTACATCAGCTTCGACATCGACGGCATCGACCCCGCCTACGCGCCCGGCACCGGCACGCCGGAAATCGCGGGCCTCACGGTGCCGCAGGCGCTCGAGATCATTCGCGGCGCGAAGGGGCTGAACATCGTCGGCTGCGATCTCGTCGAAGTCGCACCGCCGTACGACCCGTTCGGCACCACCGCGCTGCTCGGCGCGAACCTCGCGTACGAGCTGCTGTGCGTGCTGCCGGGCGTCGCGTATCGCGATTGA
- a CDS encoding inorganic phosphate transporter, with translation MNQPASPAAHHPGSTERARRAGYAVFLLVLSVGAVYIATHLIADLAPVREGSLFPYLMLGAALLIALGFEFVNGFHDTANAVATVIYTHSLTPNVAVIWSGMWNFLGVMVSSGAVAFGILQLLPVELILQVGSGAGFAMVFALLIAAIVWNLATWYFGLPSSSSHTLIGSIIGVGLMNQLMHGPNGTSGVDWGQALGVGKSLLFSPLVGFLCAALLLLVLRAVVRVPDLYQEPPKDQPPPFWIRCLLILTCTGVSFAHGSNDGQKGMGLIMLILIGTVPTAYALNKAVTPAESQTFVAVATHAASTFAKYSNGVAPSANPRADVEQFVQHRKLTPAVLPAVQQLSTSLARAVGASGSMAAVPQNDVDNVRNTMYLVSEAIRLIEKSGQPAFAADDKLAIDNYRKQLDHATKFIPTWVKVAVAIALGLGTMVGWKRIVVTVGEKIGKQHLTYGQGASAELVAMLTIGAADAYGLPVSTTHVLSSGVAGTMAANGSGLQWSTVRSLVLAWILTLPASIVLAGGLYWLFRALA, from the coding sequence ATGAATCAACCTGCTTCGCCCGCCGCACACCATCCCGGTTCCACCGAACGCGCCCGACGTGCCGGCTATGCCGTGTTCCTGCTGGTGCTGTCGGTCGGTGCCGTCTATATCGCCACCCATCTGATCGCCGATCTTGCGCCGGTGCGCGAAGGGTCGCTGTTTCCATACCTGATGCTCGGCGCCGCGCTGCTGATCGCGCTCGGCTTCGAGTTCGTCAATGGCTTCCACGACACCGCGAACGCGGTGGCGACCGTGATCTACACCCATTCGCTGACGCCGAACGTCGCGGTGATCTGGTCGGGCATGTGGAACTTCCTCGGCGTGATGGTATCGAGCGGCGCCGTCGCGTTCGGCATCCTGCAATTGCTGCCCGTCGAGCTGATCCTGCAGGTGGGCAGCGGCGCGGGCTTCGCGATGGTGTTCGCGCTGCTGATCGCCGCGATCGTGTGGAACCTGGCGACGTGGTATTTCGGGCTGCCGTCGTCGAGCTCGCATACGCTGATCGGGTCGATCATCGGGGTCGGGCTGATGAACCAGCTGATGCACGGCCCGAACGGCACGAGCGGCGTCGACTGGGGGCAGGCGCTCGGCGTCGGCAAGTCGCTGCTGTTCTCGCCGCTCGTCGGCTTTCTGTGCGCGGCGCTGCTGCTGCTCGTGCTGCGCGCCGTCGTGCGCGTGCCGGATCTGTATCAGGAGCCGCCGAAGGATCAGCCGCCGCCGTTCTGGATTCGCTGCCTGCTGATCCTGACCTGCACCGGCGTGTCGTTCGCGCACGGATCGAACGATGGACAGAAGGGCATGGGGCTCATCATGCTGATCCTGATCGGCACCGTACCCACTGCGTATGCGCTGAACAAGGCCGTCACGCCGGCCGAGTCGCAGACCTTCGTCGCCGTCGCGACGCACGCCGCGTCCACCTTCGCGAAATACTCGAACGGCGTCGCGCCGTCCGCGAATCCGCGCGCCGACGTCGAGCAGTTCGTGCAGCACCGCAAGCTCACGCCAGCCGTGCTGCCCGCGGTGCAGCAGCTGTCGACGTCGCTCGCGCGCGCCGTCGGCGCATCGGGATCGATGGCGGCCGTGCCGCAAAACGACGTCGACAACGTGCGCAACACGATGTACCTGGTGTCCGAGGCGATCCGGTTGATCGAGAAGTCCGGGCAGCCCGCGTTTGCCGCCGACGACAAGCTCGCGATCGACAACTACCGCAAGCAGCTCGATCACGCGACCAAGTTCATCCCGACCTGGGTGAAGGTGGCCGTCGCGATTGCGCTGGGTCTCGGCACGATGGTCGGGTGGAAGCGGATCGTCGTGACCGTCGGCGAAAAGATCGGCAAGCAGCATTTGACGTACGGCCAGGGCGCGTCGGCCGAACTCGTCGCGATGCTGACGATCGGCGCGGCCGATGCATACGGGCTGCCCGTATCGACGACGCATGTGCTGTCGTCGGGCGTCGCGGGCACGATGGCCGCGAATGGATCGGGACTGCAGTGGAGTACCGTGCGCAGCCTCGTGCTCGCGTGGATTCTCACGCTGCCGGCGTCGATCGTGCTGGCCGGCGGGCTGTACTGGTTGTTCCGCGCGCTGGCTTGA
- a CDS encoding LysR family transcriptional regulator, with the protein MLERFHLVVIREVERQGSLTAAANALHLTQSALSHTVRKIEQQLGTPIWDREGRGLRLTQGGQYLLKLANRLLPQFELAEERMKQYAKGERGTLRIGMECHPCYQWLLKVVSPYLARWPDVDVDVKQRFQFGGIGALLGHDIDVLVTPDPLNKPGLRFDPVFDYEQVLVVADAHRLANADYVTPEQLADEVLITYPVETDRLDIYNQFLTPAAIVPRRHKSIETTDIMLQMVASGRGVAALPKWLADEYADRMPVVPVRLGKQGIAKQIFLGIRDADASIDYLSAFLALARDSASDAPRMLR; encoded by the coding sequence ATGCTCGAGCGATTCCATCTCGTCGTGATCCGCGAAGTCGAGCGCCAGGGCTCGCTGACTGCGGCTGCCAACGCGCTGCACCTCACGCAGTCGGCGCTCAGCCATACCGTGCGGAAAATCGAGCAGCAGCTCGGCACGCCGATCTGGGATCGGGAAGGACGCGGCCTGCGGCTCACGCAGGGCGGGCAATATCTGCTGAAGCTCGCGAACCGGCTGCTGCCGCAGTTCGAGCTCGCCGAGGAGCGGATGAAGCAGTACGCGAAGGGCGAGCGCGGCACGCTGCGCATCGGGATGGAATGCCATCCGTGCTACCAGTGGCTGCTGAAGGTGGTGTCGCCGTATCTGGCGCGCTGGCCGGACGTCGACGTCGACGTGAAGCAGCGCTTTCAGTTCGGCGGGATCGGCGCGCTGCTCGGCCATGACATCGACGTGCTCGTGACGCCCGACCCGCTGAACAAGCCGGGCCTGCGCTTCGATCCGGTGTTCGACTACGAGCAGGTGCTGGTGGTCGCCGACGCGCACCGGCTCGCGAACGCCGACTACGTCACGCCCGAGCAACTGGCCGACGAGGTGCTGATCACGTACCCGGTCGAGACCGACCGGCTCGACATCTACAACCAGTTCCTGACGCCGGCCGCCATCGTGCCGCGGCGCCACAAGTCGATCGAGACGACCGACATCATGCTGCAGATGGTCGCGAGCGGACGCGGCGTGGCCGCATTGCCGAAGTGGCTCGCCGACGAATACGCGGACCGCATGCCGGTCGTGCCGGTCAGGCTCGGCAAGCAAGGCATCGCGAAACAGATCTTTCTCGGCATCCGCGACGCCGACGCATCGATCGATTACCTGTCCGCATTTCTCGCGCTCGCACGCGACTCGGCGTCGGACGCGCCACGCATGCTGCGATAG
- the istA gene encoding IS21 family transposase, with protein MLQKEQWMQIHVLKAQGVSEREIARRLGISRNTVARYLSAEEVPRYKPREPRPTKLGAFEAYIIERMRAAAPEIIAAPALLRELRARGYEGQLRSLQAFMNTHKPMPKPDPVVRFETEPGRQMQCDFVVFRRGTDPLYAFTATLGFSRWRWAHFTTDERAETLVACHHALFEALGGIPREILYDNAKTIVVERDAYGDGQHRWHAGLLDLAKRYGFLPRLCQPYRAQTKGKVERFHRYLRGNFYVPLASQLKQSGLMLDAATANVEVSKWLRDVANQRVHPVTGQAPAILLEQRERACLLDMPGYTLPRLPARAVARPRVDPAMSIQHPLSVYQQLLTEVRA; from the coding sequence ATGCTCCAGAAGGAACAGTGGATGCAAATCCATGTGCTCAAAGCCCAAGGCGTATCGGAGCGCGAGATCGCGCGGCGCCTGGGCATTTCTCGCAACACGGTGGCGCGGTACCTGTCGGCTGAGGAAGTGCCGCGCTACAAGCCGCGTGAACCGCGGCCAACCAAGCTCGGAGCCTTCGAGGCGTACATCATCGAGCGCATGAGGGCCGCAGCACCGGAGATCATCGCAGCGCCGGCGCTGCTGCGCGAGTTGCGGGCGCGCGGCTACGAGGGCCAACTGCGAAGCCTGCAGGCTTTCATGAACACGCATAAGCCCATGCCGAAGCCCGATCCAGTCGTAAGGTTCGAGACCGAGCCCGGTCGGCAGATGCAGTGCGATTTCGTTGTCTTCCGACGAGGCACCGACCCGCTTTACGCCTTCACCGCCACGCTCGGCTTCAGTCGTTGGCGCTGGGCACACTTCACCACCGATGAACGCGCCGAGACGCTGGTTGCCTGTCATCATGCGCTGTTCGAAGCCTTGGGTGGCATTCCTCGCGAGATCCTTTACGACAACGCCAAGACCATCGTTGTCGAACGCGATGCTTATGGCGACGGCCAACATCGCTGGCACGCCGGCCTGCTCGATCTGGCCAAGCGGTACGGCTTCCTGCCCAGATTGTGCCAACCGTACCGCGCGCAGACCAAGGGCAAGGTCGAGCGATTCCACCGCTATCTGCGCGGCAATTTCTATGTGCCGCTGGCAAGCCAGCTTAAACAATCCGGCTTGATGCTCGATGCCGCGACTGCGAACGTCGAGGTGAGTAAATGGCTGCGCGACGTGGCCAACCAGCGCGTGCATCCGGTTACCGGGCAGGCACCCGCGATTCTGTTGGAGCAACGAGAACGGGCTTGCTTGCTCGATATGCCTGGCTACACATTGCCCCGATTGCCGGCTCGCGCCGTCGCTCGGCCGCGCGTTGATCCCGCGATGTCGATCCAGCACCCGTTGTCCGTCTACCAGCAATTACTGACCGAGGTGCGCGCATGA
- a CDS encoding LysR family transcriptional regulator — translation MLGNLSTLDLRLIRVFLAVTDAGGVSAAQTMLNVGQSTISAQLSSLETRLGYRLCERGRSGFRLTPKGERFHAMSRKLLAALDEFGMAARHMDRQLVGTLNIGLIGHTPVSQNARIAEAIAAFRTRDEAVRFAISVRTPGDLEEKLLSNEIQIAVGYFWHRVPSLHYTPLFVEHQIAYCGRGHPLFERAGQLTPADVAEFEWAWRSYPLPEAHMSTTPDRVTATADNMEAVALLILSGHHLGYLPQHFAAPYVAHGLLAPLNPEQLRYDVTFHMVVARDARGDPLVAAFLEDLERAHQPGDAG, via the coding sequence GTGCTCGGGAATCTGTCGACGCTCGATTTGCGGCTGATCCGCGTGTTTCTCGCGGTGACCGATGCGGGCGGCGTGTCGGCCGCGCAGACGATGCTCAACGTCGGCCAGTCGACGATCAGCGCGCAGTTGTCGTCGCTCGAGACGCGCCTCGGCTACCGGCTCTGCGAGCGCGGCCGCAGCGGCTTCCGGCTCACGCCGAAGGGCGAGCGGTTCCATGCGATGAGCCGCAAGCTGCTCGCCGCGCTCGACGAGTTCGGGATGGCGGCGCGTCACATGGACCGCCAGCTGGTCGGCACGCTGAACATCGGCTTGATCGGCCATACGCCGGTGAGCCAGAACGCGCGGATCGCCGAGGCGATCGCCGCGTTCCGCACGCGCGACGAAGCCGTGCGCTTTGCGATCTCGGTGCGCACGCCGGGCGATCTCGAGGAGAAGCTGCTGAGCAACGAGATTCAGATCGCGGTCGGCTACTTCTGGCACCGCGTACCGTCGCTGCACTACACGCCGCTGTTCGTCGAACACCAGATCGCGTATTGCGGGCGCGGCCATCCGCTGTTCGAGCGCGCCGGCCAGCTGACCCCGGCCGACGTCGCGGAATTCGAATGGGCGTGGCGCTCGTATCCGCTGCCGGAGGCCCATATGTCGACGACGCCCGATCGCGTGACCGCCACCGCCGACAACATGGAGGCCGTCGCGCTGCTGATCCTGTCCGGCCATCACCTCGGCTACCTGCCGCAGCACTTCGCGGCGCCGTACGTCGCGCACGGGCTGCTCGCGCCGCTCAACCCCGAGCAGTTGCGCTACGACGTGACGTTCCACATGGTCGTCGCGCGCGACGCGCGCGGCGATCCGCTCGTCGCCGCGTTTCTCGAAGACCTCGAGCGCGCGCACCAGCCGGGCGATGCCGGATGA
- the metE gene encoding 5-methyltetrahydropteroyltriglutamate--homocysteine S-methyltransferase, whose protein sequence is MVKTHNLGFPRIGAQRELKFGLERYWNGDATRDELTALGAALRRRHWSDQHDLDLAPLGDFAFYDHVLDMSFTLGNLPKRVQDFHGDALDNYFRVARGRSAHSAHEHASCCGGVAAGEMTKWFDTNYHYIVPEFHADTNFSLDPSRLLQQLAEANAQRVSAKPVILGPVTYLWLGKAKDDSDRLALLPKLLPVYGALLDTLTAQGVEWVQIDEPILVTELDADWRRALRTAYEALETRRIKLLLATYFGPLQDNLELAVSLPVDGLHIDAVNARDEVDALARALPPTRVLSVGAIDGRNIWRTDLNAALDWLEPLARQLGERLWLAPSCSLLHVPVDLASEQKLDAEIRSWLAFALQKLAELKLLATALNQGRDTVADALAENAAAIESRRRSPRVHNPAVKAAVARIDARLGNRASAYPQRAAAQSARLKLPLFPTTTIGSFPQTAEIRDARRRFKAGELDEAGYRHAMHAEIERSVREQETLQLDVLVHGEAERNDMVEYFGEQLDGYAFSQFGWVQSYGSRCVKPPILFGDISRPSAMTVEWIAYAQSLTSKPMKGMLTGPVTILNWSFVRDDQPRSVSCYQLALAIRDEVLDLERAGVRVIQIDEAALREGLPLRRAQWPAYLKWAIDAFRIAANGVRDDTQIHTHMCYSEFNDIIASIAEMDADVITIETSRSDMELLDAFDGFRYPNEIGPGVYDIHSPNIPTQEHIVGLMRKAAERIPAHRLWVNPDCGLKTRRWAEVLPALTNMVAAAKTLRSELRNGL, encoded by the coding sequence ATGGTCAAGACCCACAACCTCGGTTTCCCGCGCATCGGCGCACAGCGCGAACTCAAATTCGGCCTCGAACGCTACTGGAACGGCGACGCCACGCGCGACGAGCTGACGGCCCTCGGCGCCGCGCTGCGCCGGCGCCACTGGAGCGACCAGCACGACCTCGATCTCGCGCCGCTCGGCGATTTCGCGTTCTACGACCACGTGCTCGACATGAGCTTCACGCTCGGCAATCTGCCGAAGCGCGTGCAGGACTTTCACGGCGACGCGCTCGACAACTATTTCCGCGTGGCGCGCGGCCGTTCCGCGCATTCGGCGCACGAGCATGCGAGCTGCTGCGGTGGCGTGGCGGCCGGCGAGATGACGAAGTGGTTCGACACCAACTATCACTACATCGTGCCGGAGTTCCACGCCGACACGAACTTCTCGCTCGACCCGTCGCGACTGCTGCAGCAACTGGCCGAGGCGAACGCGCAGCGCGTAAGCGCAAAGCCGGTGATACTCGGCCCCGTCACGTATCTGTGGCTCGGCAAGGCGAAGGACGATTCCGACCGGCTCGCGCTGCTGCCGAAACTGCTGCCGGTGTACGGCGCGCTGCTCGATACGTTGACCGCGCAGGGCGTCGAATGGGTGCAGATCGACGAACCGATCCTCGTCACCGAGCTCGACGCCGACTGGCGGCGTGCGTTGCGCACGGCGTACGAGGCGCTCGAGACACGTCGTATCAAGCTGCTGCTCGCGACGTACTTCGGCCCGCTTCAGGACAATCTGGAGCTTGCCGTTTCACTGCCGGTCGATGGACTGCACATCGACGCCGTCAATGCGCGCGACGAAGTCGACGCGCTGGCGCGCGCGCTGCCGCCCACACGCGTGCTGTCGGTCGGCGCGATCGACGGCCGCAACATCTGGCGGACCGACCTGAACGCGGCGCTCGACTGGCTCGAGCCGCTCGCGCGGCAGCTGGGCGAGCGACTGTGGCTGGCGCCGTCGTGTTCGCTGCTGCACGTGCCGGTCGATCTCGCGAGCGAGCAGAAGCTCGACGCCGAGATCCGCTCGTGGCTCGCGTTCGCGCTGCAGAAGCTCGCCGAACTGAAGCTGCTCGCGACCGCGCTGAACCAAGGGCGCGACACGGTGGCCGACGCCCTCGCTGAGAATGCGGCCGCGATCGAGTCGCGGCGCCGCTCGCCGCGCGTGCACAACCCGGCGGTGAAGGCTGCCGTCGCGCGCATCGACGCGCGGCTCGGCAACCGTGCGAGCGCCTATCCGCAACGCGCGGCCGCGCAGTCGGCACGCCTGAAGCTGCCGCTGTTCCCGACCACGACGATCGGCTCGTTCCCGCAGACTGCGGAGATCCGCGACGCGCGCCGCCGCTTCAAGGCCGGCGAGCTCGACGAAGCCGGCTACCGCCACGCGATGCACGCGGAGATCGAACGCAGCGTGCGCGAACAGGAAACGCTGCAGCTCGACGTGCTGGTGCACGGCGAAGCCGAGCGCAACGACATGGTCGAATATTTCGGCGAGCAGCTGGATGGCTACGCGTTCAGCCAGTTCGGCTGGGTGCAGTCGTACGGATCGCGCTGCGTGAAGCCGCCGATCCTGTTCGGCGACATCAGCCGACCGAGCGCGATGACGGTCGAGTGGATCGCCTACGCGCAGTCGCTGACGAGCAAGCCGATGAAAGGCATGCTGACCGGGCCGGTGACGATCCTGAACTGGTCGTTCGTGCGCGACGACCAGCCGCGTTCGGTGTCGTGCTACCAGCTCGCGCTGGCGATCCGCGACGAAGTGCTCGATCTCGAGCGGGCCGGGGTGCGCGTAATCCAGATCGACGAGGCCGCGCTGCGCGAGGGGCTGCCGCTGCGTCGTGCGCAATGGCCGGCCTACCTGAAGTGGGCGATCGACGCGTTCCGGATCGCCGCGAACGGCGTGCGCGACGACACGCAGATCCACACGCACATGTGCTATTCGGAATTCAACGACATCATCGCGTCGATCGCCGAAATGGACGCGGACGTGATCACGATCGAGACGTCGCGCTCGGACATGGAGCTGCTCGACGCGTTCGACGGCTTCCGGTATCCGAATGAAATCGGGCCGGGCGTGTACGACATCCATTCGCCGAACATCCCGACGCAGGAGCACATCGTCGGCCTGATGAGGAAAGCCGCCGAGCGGATTCCGGCGCATCGGCTGTGGGTGAACCCGGACTGCGGGCTGAAGACGCGCCGCTGGGCGGAAGTGCTGCCGGCGCTGACGAACATGGTCGCCGCGGCGAAGACGTTGCGCAGCGAGCTGCGCAACGGGCTCTGA